The genomic interval CATAATGTGCATTTACCCGGGTAGGTTGAACTTCTAATTACAAAATATGCTGACAGTTTCAGTTGCAACAGCCTATAGCATGTCTTGTATTTCATTCTCAATTAATAGCATACTGCAAAGTTCATtccagtgttgtcaaataaaggcTATAGTGGCACTATAGCACTACAATGTAGCACACTTTGAACAAATCGCTATTGTACTGCGATACGTTATTTGatacaaagtgttgtcaaatagaggTTACAGTGGCATATACATTGTAGCAttgcagaatttgaacaaaccgtTATTTTCTGCGATCAAAGATTGACAACGCTTGCTCTAATATAATCAAAGATGACCAAGTTTGTTGATTCCTTGTAAGTTTTGTATAAATTGTTCATCCTATTTCATTTAGTTTCTgtaatatttcatttattttccacattatttttatttgctaaACAATGTAGTTTGACTGGAAAAAAAATGGGCAACTTAAAAAGTGAAAGGGTAACATTGTATCCAAAAAGAACAGAGAAAAATCAATATGATATCCATGACTCACAACCATCCTGAACTTGATGTATCATATATGTAATTGTTATTAGGAGAAAAACCATGTAgcaataaaataatgaaaagagGATTAAGAATAATGATGATGGTGTTTACCTCACCACCCTCATCTTGACTCCATCTTGAACTGCATGCAGGTTGTTTAGCTTCTTCAATCTTCTGCTTTTCTTGAAGCTGAGCACCTCTTGCAGCCTTTGCTTCAAcccctttcaaatattttgtagGATTCCCTTGGCTATCATAGTATCGTCCAACTAGCTTGCCAACAAACCTACATAAATAACGATAAATATTCCAGTGAACATTCAAGTAATATGCTGTCATAGAGTGTAAAAGTTTCTAACACTTAAGGTGTTGATCTGGAAATGTGCTTCTAGGAAAACCTATGAATCGTGTACATGTGCTTCTAGGAAATTTCCTGAACCAATGTGTCATTAACTGCCTTTATCCCTATAGTATTTACCAGTTTCTATCACATTGATTCATGTAAACTTGCTTCTAGGAAAATTGTATgcatatcaaaaataaaattgatttcaaTCCATGATCAAATTACCGAATTCGAAATAAACTAACTTTTAAGTTTAAAGCAAAATAAATTGAAGGAAATATGACTCACTTGTAAGTTCTAAAGTAGAAATCCCTCCATTCAACAAGACTCTTCACCTGAAAGCAGTTTAATTTGGGGTAAGGTTCACATATTTATTATGGATGAGTTCAGGTAAGACTAattaaaaaatgtgaaagtTGTAAATCAAGGGgagaagaaaaggaaaacaagAAACCCACACTTCTATAAAAATACTCTAAGGTAGTGGAGCCAAGAGCCTGATTACATATTTAAATGACTAGGCTTTTAGTGAAATGAAAAATTTCAGCAGCAATCTTGATGAAATGAAACATCATGTGAGTAAGTCAATGTTCCAAACTAGGGAGGACCAAGAAGGTTAAGGATTAAAGATACAAAGTTATTAAAATGTCAAGACCTTCCCAACCATTACCTAGGCACCCGATAATGTTTACTCTGGTTAACCTGGGTTTGAATCCTCATTGGGAGGGATACCCACATTTAGTGTCAAACGCACCTCAAATATGATTACCTCCGGAGGAGGGTACCTATGGGAAACCAAAAAAAATCTCCTAGGCCCATTTCTACATGGAAAATGCCTATCTTCCACTTATGCCAAAATATCTAAACATGAGATTCAGATAAAAGGAACGGTTAAACTACAACCAATTCTATCTATCGAcctttaaataaacaaataaatagatatataaataaataaaaaagtaaaaggattccagtatgaaaatcatatcaatattattattaaagttatCGTAGGAACTAgagaatatttcaaaataaaatacaaaatgaattcTGGAAATCTAAGAAAACAGTTGAGAACTGAGCTAACAAAAATTACAACCTCAGTGCTAGATAGACCGCGCAATGAGTCGGTGAGACCATCTCCTACATAATCAGCACAAagaaatttaaagaattaaaaaacataCTATATTGTTCAACGAATAAATTGTTTCTAGGAGCAGCAATAGCAGGCAATGATTTGGGGTATTACCACAGTATAATATAACATTTCAAAACAAGATCTAGACAGGATAGGGCCTTTTGATTTTTACTTCAAAAGAAATTGCAAACCATGGTTAAACTATTCTAATTTTTGTCACGCTTTTCTTCTATTTCTCCCCTGTTGCATTTTAAAGCATTCCATGTTCTAATTTTTGTCACGCTTCATCATTATTTCAAATTCTATTTACTATGAAAAACAAAAGTACCTTTAAGGTTGTAGAAATATAAACTTGAGATAAAGTATGATACAAAAACAACTAAATGAAGATCATTATGTGTGTTTTCCAGCATGATGAAGTGGAGAAAGTCCATGATTAAATCGGAAATTGAGATTCTGATTAGGGTtcttgaaaagaaaagaaaaacaaagggtGGTCTTGAAGCAATATATTGCTTTCATTTAGTTATCTATCATTTCTTATTATATAGTCAACAAATTGTGCCAAATGCAGTTTAGAACATTGAGATAATAGGAATTTTGTATACTGCATTATATgaatttgaaacaaataaaattgcAAAACCATGAACAAAGTAGATATGATCAGGCTTCGCAAAAACCAAATGAAACAAAGagaatataacaaaattactcAATTATTTACTTGGATTTGGGTACTTCTGAATCAGTTTTTTATCACTTCACATTAAGAACATCATACACGTGCAATCAGTTCTCAACAACAAAGTGTCACCAATGCGGTAAATAAATGAAGAAGGTTGAAAGGCAAAATGCAATGCAAGAAACAAATAAGTAGTTGGTCACATACAAGCTAGTGTGTGTACAGACACAACAACTATAAATGAATCTGCCAGTGGCTAATTTCAAAAGCATAAGATTATTTTAAGCAAAAAGTTAAAGCCTTCCATTCTGTAACAGTGAAACCCTAAGGCAAATTTACATTTGAAATCACTTGTTTTTTTCATGTCTGATTAAAGACATACACTCACAAGAAAACCAACAACACAGCTTCGCTCTTTCATCTCTTCTaatgtttcaaaataatcaaGCTAAACATCAGTTGTTGGATCACACACAAAAATGAACATTTGGATTACTGCAATAAAAAGCATCATAatgaaaaaaaagttgaataaaaTTCCATCCATTTAAAGTGAAATTCAATccaaataaataactatttcaCCTGTGAAATTTCCAGAGACAAACGCACGAGAAGCATCCCTGAAATTAAGATACCCCCACccaaaaaaatgttaaaaattaacatatttcaTAGGAATCCAATCAGAACAAAAATCATGGATGAAGGAGGATAGGATGTGAGAACATGCCTTCCAGAAAAGTGATTGTATCCCCCTCCTGAACCATAGTGAGATTTTCCCTTTGTTACATCAAACACagatctataaaaaaaaaaaaaaaaagttgaaaaatatatacacacattAGATTAGAGTTAATAAAAATTGCAACTATGCCATTGCTTACAATTAAAGAAATTTGCAAATTAGATTCATAGCATTTGACAGGCAACAGAGAGAGATATACCCAAGAATTCCTAAAAGGATTGGCAACCCTTCATCAGTTCCATTGAACAAAGCAAGCTCTTCAGTACTGAACAATCTCTAAACACAGAATGCAAAGTCAAAATCGTTGACTTAGTTCATTAGGTCAGATATTTGCATTAACGAAAAAATATGATCTTTAATCACTAAATTGAAGTAACACAATGAAAATCTCAAAAcccataatttaaatttaataattaagagAACAATGATTGTGGGGAGTTTGAAAGAGTGACCTGTGAAGTGTGGAAGTTGATTGAA from Cicer arietinum cultivar CDC Frontier isolate Library 1 chromosome 5, Cicar.CDCFrontier_v2.0, whole genome shotgun sequence carries:
- the LOC101488647 gene encoding membrane-associated progesterone-binding protein 4 — its product is MWLKTLATSPLSGIALFVIFLSLILRFSINFHTSQRLFSTEELALFNGTDEGLPILLGILGSVFDVTKGKSHYGSGGGYNHFSGRDASRAFVSGNFTGDGLTDSLRGLSSTEVKSLVEWRDFYFRTYKFVGKLVGRYYDSQGNPTKYLKGVEAKAARGAQLQEKQKIEEAKQPACSSRWSQDEGGEVWCDVGYPRLVQRPIEIAVTGKMSKRCACFEESQLGQPGLEVYQDCDYHANRCKA